The following proteins are encoded in a genomic region of Myxococcus virescens:
- a CDS encoding AAA family ATPase, translating to MSQRIPEESLPTELSPFAAVEAAYPAELNRVCEALLRGLPVMVEADKELTPYFYKCLRDRLKKDGKQFLYLDGRTAQEPPPGMPAPSMMATLIAQLRDAVRGAVRERIVVLPHLDLLTTSNGGLTSEAREVIPLLYENPEMVWVGFKDPSFAVPRVIENLFPHKESILGVGRDRLRYLITQRECRKFGRGLQPYALYKHVSGVNAVRLRRLLGAITGEDYPANPKPAYAQLRSATLTSSLSVPELELHADIGGYTKVKQRLQQEILDVLSHKDTLSDPEAVKRVEALLPRGMIFWGPPGTGKTLFAKAMASSLGAAVQVVSGPELKSRWVGESEENLRQIFVRARQAAPSIIVFDELDSFASARGTYTGSGVEHSMVNQLLTEMDGFRKEELVFVVGTTNSVESLDPALLRPGRFEFQLCIPYPNSSDRRAILSIYNQKLGLEMTERALDYAVKRTGDRVEGTGTRFSGDHIQALCRALARRRLREGAQGPTEAVDVERALTEFLDRPELTPMEERVVATHEAGHAVCALFCEHAPAIDRISIRGDLAGSLGHVQYADPAHRYVVTRGQLLDSICMLFGGREAEALLLDDLSLGSAHDLERATEIARELVEDLGMGGDGVPVRRFDAPGRQGDRHALSDATRSTLEAAIQEVLAVQRARARDILQREKERVVALRDLLIERKVLDREAFTHLVPAPVAPKKEPALG from the coding sequence ATGAGTCAGCGCATCCCCGAGGAGTCACTGCCCACGGAGCTGTCGCCCTTCGCCGCCGTCGAGGCCGCCTACCCCGCCGAGCTGAACCGCGTCTGCGAGGCGCTGCTGCGCGGGCTGCCCGTCATGGTGGAGGCGGACAAGGAGCTGACGCCCTACTTCTACAAGTGCCTGCGAGACAGGCTGAAGAAGGACGGCAAGCAGTTCCTCTACCTGGACGGCCGCACCGCGCAGGAGCCTCCACCGGGCATGCCCGCGCCCAGCATGATGGCCACGCTCATCGCGCAGCTCCGGGACGCGGTGCGTGGCGCGGTGCGCGAGCGCATCGTCGTGCTGCCCCACCTGGACCTGCTCACCACCAGCAACGGCGGGCTCACCAGCGAGGCACGCGAGGTCATCCCCCTGCTGTACGAAAACCCGGAGATGGTCTGGGTCGGGTTCAAGGACCCGTCCTTCGCCGTGCCGCGCGTCATCGAGAACCTCTTCCCCCACAAGGAGAGCATCCTCGGCGTGGGGCGCGACCGGCTGCGCTACCTCATCACCCAGCGCGAGTGCCGCAAGTTCGGAAGGGGCCTGCAGCCCTACGCGCTCTACAAGCACGTCTCCGGCGTCAACGCCGTGCGGCTGCGTCGCCTGCTGGGCGCCATCACCGGTGAGGACTACCCCGCCAACCCAAAGCCCGCGTATGCGCAGCTGCGCTCGGCCACGCTCACCAGTTCGCTCAGCGTGCCGGAGCTGGAGCTGCACGCGGACATCGGCGGCTACACCAAGGTGAAGCAACGGCTCCAGCAGGAGATTCTGGACGTCCTGTCGCACAAGGACACGCTGAGCGACCCGGAGGCGGTGAAGCGCGTGGAGGCGCTGTTGCCACGCGGGATGATTTTCTGGGGCCCTCCCGGCACCGGCAAGACGCTCTTCGCCAAGGCCATGGCCTCGTCGCTGGGCGCGGCGGTCCAGGTGGTGAGCGGCCCCGAGCTCAAGAGCCGCTGGGTGGGCGAGAGCGAGGAGAACCTCCGGCAGATCTTCGTCCGCGCGCGGCAGGCGGCGCCCAGCATCATCGTCTTCGACGAATTGGACTCCTTCGCGTCGGCGCGTGGCACGTACACGGGCTCGGGCGTGGAGCACTCCATGGTGAACCAGCTCCTCACGGAGATGGACGGCTTCCGCAAGGAGGAGCTGGTCTTCGTGGTGGGCACCACCAACTCTGTGGAGTCCCTGGACCCCGCGCTGCTGCGCCCGGGCCGCTTCGAGTTCCAGCTCTGCATTCCCTATCCCAACAGCTCGGACCGGCGCGCCATCCTGTCCATCTACAACCAGAAGCTGGGCCTGGAGATGACAGAGCGCGCGCTGGACTACGCGGTGAAGCGCACGGGCGACCGCGTGGAAGGCACCGGCACGCGCTTCTCCGGCGACCACATCCAGGCCCTGTGCCGGGCACTCGCACGTCGGCGGTTGCGCGAAGGCGCCCAGGGCCCCACCGAAGCGGTGGACGTGGAGCGCGCCCTCACGGAGTTCCTGGACCGGCCGGAGCTCACGCCCATGGAGGAGCGCGTCGTGGCCACACACGAGGCGGGGCACGCGGTGTGCGCGCTCTTCTGTGAGCACGCGCCCGCCATCGACCGCATCAGCATCCGGGGTGACCTGGCGGGCTCGCTGGGGCACGTGCAGTACGCGGACCCGGCGCACCGGTACGTCGTCACGCGAGGCCAGCTGCTGGACAGCATCTGCATGCTCTTCGGCGGCCGGGAGGCGGAGGCGCTGCTCCTGGATGACCTCTCCCTAGGCAGCGCACACGACCTGGAGCGCGCCACGGAGATTGCGCGCGAGCTGGTGGAGGACCTGGGCATGGGCGGAGACGGCGTGCCCGTGCGGCGCTTTGATGCACCGGGACGGCAGGGGGACCGACATGCCCTGTCCGACGCGACGCGAAGCACGCTGGAGGCCGCGATACAGGAAGTCCTGGCCGTCCAACGGGCCCGGGCCCGCGATATCCTCCAGCGCGAGAAGGAGCGGGTCGTGGCCCTGAGAGATTTGCTCATCGAACGCAAGGTGTTGGACCGCGAGGCCTTCACCCATCTGGTGCCCGCGCCCGTGGCGCCGAAGAAGGAGCCCGCGCTTGGCTAG
- a CDS encoding 4Fe-4S single cluster domain-containing protein — MAIAAGTPSSGPTLRIAQRVPRTEAEGPGVRYALWVQGCPLRCPGCCNPEMFATERGTVETVQALAQAILATPGIEGLTLLGGEPFSQPGPAAALCERVRAAGLSIMVFTGHTLAELRAQARDDVDRLLATVDLLVDGRFEKDQPETARRWIGSRNQVMHFLTGRYAPHDACFTAPNTAEVHFVGGKLVINGWPALADRLRP; from the coding sequence ATGGCCATCGCCGCAGGCACCCCCAGCTCCGGCCCGACGCTCCGGATTGCCCAGCGAGTCCCCCGCACGGAAGCGGAGGGCCCCGGTGTGCGCTACGCCCTCTGGGTCCAGGGCTGCCCCCTGCGCTGCCCGGGGTGCTGCAACCCGGAGATGTTCGCGACCGAGCGCGGCACCGTGGAGACGGTGCAGGCGCTGGCCCAGGCAATCCTGGCCACCCCCGGTATCGAGGGACTCACCCTGCTGGGCGGCGAGCCCTTCTCCCAGCCCGGTCCCGCCGCGGCGCTGTGCGAGCGCGTCCGCGCCGCCGGGCTGAGCATCATGGTCTTCACCGGCCACACGCTCGCGGAGCTGCGGGCCCAGGCGCGGGACGACGTGGACCGGCTCCTCGCGACGGTGGACCTGCTGGTGGACGGCCGCTTCGAGAAGGACCAGCCGGAGACGGCGCGGCGGTGGATTGGCTCGCGCAACCAGGTGATGCACTTCCTCACCGGCCGCTACGCTCCGCACGACGCGTGCTTCACCGCCCCGAACACGGCGGAGGTGCACTTCGTCGGCGGCAAGCTCGTCATCAACGGCTGGCCCGCGCTCGCCGACCGGCTCCGTCCATGA